In the genome of Calliopsis andreniformis isolate RMS-2024a chromosome 10, iyCalAndr_principal, whole genome shotgun sequence, one region contains:
- the LOC143184453 gene encoding MTOR-associated protein MEAK7, with protein MGHGSSRSASSANILSTDELTLVENLFKSMSRSSGSIKREDIFKHWSTHLDDILLQFVVRFLCHEPGKRISTINGENFGRLYVFAVRGSPEERTSLIFNGFSEEEQKHEIPTTTFLQYVQATINSYLRLQKNSGNSHYLTWSSIGCTVNTRRIGMRSRSLCEDIIKHGDALTADQIEIWFATIATFKIIQSHVFQCLFLISQKKGDKNTNSRINDLNLLPVCKGLENIPHFPSILGLGDVLFLNLSLPHELRNEWRFLFSSQVHGESFSTMLGRITMQGSTIIILQDTDDHVFGGFASDSWTIGPNFMGNQSSFLFKLEPDILTFSATGYNNHYQYLNLHQQTMPNGLLMGGQLNYPGLWLDCEYGTGKSSISCTTFQNYVQLSGKENFKIKHCEVWGVGPLPEAEDDLRDSRSILDQDSTSKVMLELSGRKMHSDGLRESNE; from the coding sequence ATGGGTCATGGATCGAGCCGTTCTGCTTCGTCCGCAAATATTCTATCCACGGACGAGCTGACTTTAGTTGAGAATCTATTTAAATCCATGTCTCGAAGTTCTGGTTCCATAAAACGCGAGGATATTTTTAAACATTGGTCCACCCATTTGGATGACATACTATTACAATTTGTAGTGAGATTTTTGTGCCATGAACCAGGAAAGAGGATTTCTACAATAAATGGAGAGAACTTTGGACGCCTGTACGTGTTTGCTGTTCGGGGTAGCCCTGAAGAGAGGACAAGCCTGATTTTTAATGGTTTTTCTGAGGAAGaacagaaacatgaaatacccaCCACAACGTTCCTTCAATATGTTCAAGCTACGATAAATTCATACCTAAGATTGCAAAAGAATTCTGGCAACTCGCATTACTTGACCTGGAGTAGCATTGGCTGTACCGTGAATACCAGAAGAATAGGAATGCGTTCAAGAAGCCTATGCGAAGATATTATTAAACATGGAGATGCCCTGACTGCTGATCAAATTGAAATTTGGTTTGCTACGATTGCTACATTCAAAATAATCCAATCGCACGTTTTTCAGTGCCTTTTCTTAATCTCTCAAAAGAAAGGAGACAAGAATACTAATAGTCGAATAAACGATTTAAATCTTCTGCCAGTCTGCAAGGGATTGGAAAACATACCGCATTTTCCAAGCATTTTGGGTTTGGGAGATGTTCTGTTTTTAAACTTGAGTTTGCCTCATGAACTTCGCAACGAATGGAGATTTTTGTTCTCTAGTCAAGTACACGGAGAATCTTTCTCCACGATGCTAGGAAGAATTACTATGCAAGGATCCACGATTATAATACTTCAAGATACAGATGATCATGTGTTTGGTGGTTTTGCTTCTGACAGCTGGACAATTGGGCCAAACTTTATGGGAAATCAATCTTCCTTTCTGTTCAAACTTGAACCAGATATACTAACATTTTCCGCTACAGGTTATAATAACCACTATCAGTACTTAAATCTTCACCAACAAACTATGCCTAATGGTTTGTTAATGGGAGGGCAACTTAACTATCCTGGGCTATGGTTGGATTGTGAATATGGAACTGGAAAGTCAAGTATATCATGTACGACTTTTCAAAATTATGTACAACTCAGTGGCAAGGAGAACTTTAAGATCAAACATTGTGAAGTGTGGGGCGTCGGTCCACTACCGGAAGCAGAGGATGACTTGCGAGACTCTAGATCAATTTTAGATCAAGACTCTACGTCTAAAGTTATGTTAGAATTGTCTGGGCGTAAAATGCACAGTGACGGATTGAGGGAGAGCAATGAGTAA